One window of Gloeothece citriformis PCC 7424 genomic DNA carries:
- a CDS encoding glycosyltransferase family 2 protein yields MSSPLLSIIIPTYNRPHLLPRAVESALAQTIEDFEVIVVDDASPEAVNLPEHPRLKVIRQPENRGGSAARNVGAKAARGQWITYLDDDDLLLPHMAEVSLEALAKGHPSLPKPIAVLSGIEVIGEDGQVKQTRIPPTLPKGSHFGLEEIKPEQSFFCKQTMVVEKEVLLSIGGFDESFTSRVHSELFLRLNLVCSIVGLPIVTYQLWEHQIERVSSDPSRRQLNFNRLLSKHKNIFEAHPKMFANFTYDHALMSYQSGQTLEALKSVAWAMKIDPIHTLARMGSPFKRSLLNLIPKL; encoded by the coding sequence ATGAGTTCCCCACTCCTAAGTATCATTATTCCTACCTATAATCGTCCTCATTTATTACCTCGTGCTGTTGAGAGTGCCTTAGCACAAACAATAGAAGATTTCGAGGTTATTGTTGTCGATGATGCCTCCCCTGAAGCAGTTAATTTACCCGAACATCCCCGTCTAAAAGTCATTCGCCAACCCGAAAACCGGGGAGGATCAGCCGCCCGAAATGTAGGCGCGAAAGCCGCTAGAGGACAATGGATAACTTATCTCGATGACGATGACTTATTACTGCCTCACATGGCGGAAGTTTCCCTAGAAGCCTTAGCTAAAGGTCATCCCTCTCTACCCAAACCGATAGCGGTGTTGTCCGGAATTGAGGTTATTGGGGAAGATGGACAAGTGAAACAAACCCGTATTCCTCCAACTCTGCCTAAAGGGTCTCATTTTGGTTTAGAAGAAATTAAACCGGAACAGTCTTTTTTTTGTAAACAGACAATGGTGGTAGAAAAAGAGGTACTTTTGAGTATTGGTGGGTTTGATGAGTCTTTTACCTCCCGGGTTCACAGCGAACTCTTTTTAAGACTTAATCTGGTTTGTTCTATTGTGGGGTTACCTATCGTAACTTATCAATTATGGGAGCATCAAATTGAGCGAGTATCTTCCGATCCTTCCCGTCGCCAATTAAATTTTAATCGTTTATTATCCAAACATAAAAACATCTTTGAAGCTCATCCCAAGATGTTTGCTAATTTTACCTATGATCATGCCCTAATGTCTTATCAGTCGGGTCAAACCCTCGAAGCGCTTAAAAGTGTCGCTTGGGCGATGAAAATTGATCCGATTCATACATTAGCCCGTATGGGTTCACCGTTTAAAAGAAGTTTGTTAAATTTAATCCCTAAATTATAA
- a CDS encoding sulfotransferase family protein translates to MQLLTLKNTDQCLLPNLIIIGAMKCGTTSLHHYLNLHPQIFMSRQKELHFFVEQKNWTKGIEWYKSHFNSQAKIRGETSPSYTGYPKWTGVPEKIYSLVPDAQLIYILRDPIERVISHYLHRYAAGVENRSINDALADFESDYILRSKYYFQLQQYLNYFPKSNILIITLEDLNHNPQATLKKIFKYLNIDENLEIETNSKQFHKSTSKIRKNSLGFFISKMPLIHRISQLPHEIRWQVENILYSPFAQQIEKPTLDENLRQKLIEYFKEDINALRDETGQDFQKWSL, encoded by the coding sequence ATGCAGTTGCTCACTCTTAAAAATACTGATCAATGCCTTTTACCTAATCTAATTATTATCGGGGCGATGAAATGCGGAACGACCAGTTTACATCATTACCTAAATCTTCATCCCCAAATTTTTATGTCAAGACAAAAAGAATTACATTTTTTTGTTGAGCAAAAAAACTGGACAAAAGGAATTGAATGGTACAAGTCTCATTTTAATTCTCAAGCAAAAATCCGAGGGGAAACCTCCCCCAGTTACACTGGTTATCCTAAATGGACAGGAGTCCCAGAAAAAATCTATTCTCTAGTACCAGATGCTCAACTGATCTATATTTTACGAGACCCTATTGAGCGGGTTATTTCTCATTATCTCCATAGATACGCTGCTGGGGTAGAAAATCGCTCTATTAATGATGCTTTAGCCGATTTTGAGAGTGATTATATTCTGCGTAGTAAATACTATTTTCAACTCCAGCAATATTTAAATTATTTTCCTAAGTCTAATATTTTAATTATTACCTTAGAAGATTTAAATCATAATCCTCAAGCTACTCTCAAGAAAATATTTAAATACTTAAATATAGATGAGAATTTAGAGATAGAAACTAACTCTAAACAATTCCATAAGTCGACTTCAAAAATCAGAAAAAACTCTTTAGGATTTTTTATTTCAAAAATGCCTTTAATTCATCGAATTAGTCAATTACCTCATGAAATTCGATGGCAAGTGGAAAATATTTTATATTCTCCCTTTGCTCAACAAATAGAAAAACCAACCCTAGATGAAAATCTTCGCCAAAAATTAATTGAGTATTTTAAAGAAGATATTAATGCTTTAAGAGATGAAACAGGTCAAGATTTTCAAAAATGGTCTCTATAA
- a CDS encoding glycosyltransferase family 4 protein has product MKILLINDYGTATGGAELQMLSLRQNLIDRGHEVRLFSSKHTPVVNSPLLSDYECFGTDKRLQVLSQTVNPSAYFRLRHALADFQPDVVHIRMFLWQLSPLILPLLKNIPCLYQTATYIPICPSGTKLLPNGLPCSEQQGLPCLRHGCVTPQTWAVLMLQRQLFEQWRSGLDLVVALSHAMKEKIEAAGIKPVEVVYNGVPERPLRPPLPNLPLVAFAGRLVPEKGVSDLIKAFAQAKAFVPDAQLTIAGQGVEQNNLQALAEKLGIAQSINWLGHISRDELEKRFDAAWVQVVPSLWDEPFGNVTTEAMMRGTAVIANAVGAQPEIVQDGETGYIVPPQDIEALKDALVRLLMSRDLAEKMGQAGRDRAMAHFSENRRTENFLNLYQRIQGLYNYPSKETLSLI; this is encoded by the coding sequence GTAAACATACGCCAGTGGTCAACAGCCCCTTATTATCTGACTATGAGTGTTTTGGGACAGATAAACGGCTACAAGTTCTCTCTCAAACCGTCAACCCTTCGGCCTATTTCCGGCTACGTCACGCTTTAGCGGATTTTCAGCCGGATGTCGTGCATATTCGGATGTTTTTGTGGCAACTTTCCCCGTTAATATTACCCCTGCTCAAAAATATCCCCTGTCTCTATCAAACTGCAACCTATATCCCCATTTGTCCATCGGGGACAAAATTATTACCCAACGGGCTTCCCTGTTCGGAACAACAAGGACTCCCCTGTTTACGTCACGGCTGTGTCACCCCCCAAACCTGGGCAGTTTTAATGCTGCAAAGACAACTGTTTGAGCAATGGCGTTCCGGGTTAGATCTGGTGGTTGCTCTGAGCCATGCCATGAAAGAAAAAATAGAAGCTGCAGGAATTAAGCCGGTTGAAGTGGTTTACAATGGAGTCCCAGAAAGACCCTTACGTCCTCCTCTGCCTAATCTTCCTCTGGTGGCTTTTGCCGGGCGTTTAGTCCCAGAAAAGGGAGTCAGCGACTTAATTAAAGCCTTTGCTCAGGCTAAAGCCTTCGTTCCTGATGCCCAATTAACGATCGCCGGTCAAGGGGTTGAGCAAAATAATTTACAAGCTCTCGCAGAAAAACTGGGAATTGCCCAGAGTATAAATTGGTTGGGTCATATTTCCCGCGACGAATTAGAAAAACGGTTTGATGCAGCTTGGGTGCAGGTTGTTCCGTCTTTGTGGGATGAGCCGTTTGGGAATGTGACCACAGAAGCGATGATGCGAGGAACGGCAGTTATTGCCAATGCAGTGGGGGCACAGCCGGAAATTGTTCAGGATGGAGAAACGGGTTATATTGTCCCACCCCAAGATATAGAGGCGCTTAAGGATGCACTGGTACGTCTTTTAATGAGCCGGGACTTGGCGGAAAAAATGGGGCAAGCCGGACGAGATAGGGCGATGGCTCATTTTAGCGAAAATCGCCGTACAGAGAACTTTTTAAACCTGTATCAGCGAATTCAAGGACTATATAACTATCCTTCAAAAGAGACCTTAAGCCTAATTTAA
- a CDS encoding sulfotransferase family protein, giving the protein MMKTNSIQLNQVLYKAKELFFDDNQRRYLGLSGVLPDFLIVGAQKAGTTSLYYYLKQHPQIMGASQNEVHFFDYKFHKGLLLYKSYFPTQREIYQKQEKLEKKVLTGETSPYYLFHPLVPKRIATLLPEVKIIIILRNPVARTYSHYQHEVRKGRETLTFEEALKQEKNRLKGEVDKIMSKENYYSYNHACFAYIERSKYIEQIKKYCELLKQENLLILSSEEFFYNPQEVYNEVLKFLGLDSFSIMDKNPKNVGSYNKTAIPLENKLREYYQPYNQQLYDYLQKDFGWSSNG; this is encoded by the coding sequence ATGATGAAAACCAACTCTATTCAATTAAACCAAGTTTTATATAAAGCCAAAGAGTTATTTTTTGATGACAATCAAAGGCGTTATTTAGGTTTGTCGGGGGTTTTGCCGGATTTCCTAATTGTTGGGGCGCAAAAAGCCGGTACAACTTCTCTATATTATTATTTAAAACAACATCCACAAATTATGGGTGCTAGTCAAAATGAAGTTCATTTTTTTGATTATAAATTTCATAAAGGTCTGTTATTGTATAAATCCTATTTTCCCACTCAACGAGAAATCTATCAGAAACAAGAAAAGTTAGAAAAAAAAGTGTTGACAGGTGAAACAAGCCCTTATTATCTTTTTCATCCCCTAGTTCCTAAAAGAATAGCAACCCTTTTACCCGAAGTTAAAATTATCATTATTTTGAGAAATCCAGTTGCTCGAACCTATTCCCATTATCAACATGAAGTCCGCAAAGGGCGTGAAACATTAACCTTTGAAGAAGCTCTCAAACAAGAAAAAAATCGCTTAAAAGGTGAAGTTGACAAAATAATGTCTAAGGAAAATTATTATAGTTATAATCATGCTTGTTTTGCTTATATTGAACGAAGTAAGTATATAGAACAGATCAAAAAATACTGTGAATTATTGAAACAAGAAAATTTACTCATTTTATCTAGTGAAGAGTTTTTTTATAATCCTCAAGAGGTCTATAACGAAGTTTTAAAATTTTTAGGTCTAGATTCTTTTTCTATTATGGATAAAAACCCAAAAAATGTAGGATCATACAATAAAACCGCTATCCCCCTTGAAAATAAATTACGAGAATACTATCAGCCTTATAATCAGCAATTATACGACTATCTACAAAAAGATTTCGGATGGTCATCAAATGGTTAA
- a CDS encoding lipopolysaccharide biosynthesis protein codes for MSIKQKALKGIVWSVIQQWGGQAISLIIFLVLARLLTPEAFGLLSLANLFLAFMQIFLEQGFSQALIQRKDLEPEHLDSAFWTHLVSGIFLTIIGVAISGLVAEIFSQSKLIPILQCFSFLFFINSLGHVPQAILTRNMAFKIMAVRILVAIVISGIVGVVMALNGFGVWSLVSQQFVFQSVVVLVVWGTVNWRPRFRFSQKHFQDLLNFSIHVLAFKFLKFFHKRSDSLLIGYFLGEVALGYYAIAYRVLEVMTQLLVGTCNQVALPTFARLQTEPKLFRQAFYKATQFTSVIAIPTFAGMAALTPELVKLLFGEKWLPSVPIMQILAFVGILYSLLNFNWSAFIAMGKPSWRFWLTLLTATLNIVACLLAVRWGIVAVALGYLMSDYLAFPVCLWALNKLIKVSLVNYLQQFVTPVIGSIVMVTGILIVKYFLANLMNTPALLLVGTVSGALIYGGFIRFLNPKLFWYLLDLVSLTLSKPKKQSS; via the coding sequence ATGAGTATAAAACAAAAAGCACTAAAAGGGATAGTATGGTCTGTCATCCAACAATGGGGAGGTCAGGCCATTAGTCTAATTATCTTTTTAGTTTTAGCTAGATTGCTAACTCCAGAAGCCTTCGGTTTATTAAGTCTAGCTAATCTATTCTTGGCGTTTATGCAAATTTTTCTTGAACAAGGGTTTAGTCAAGCTTTAATCCAACGTAAAGATCTTGAACCAGAACACCTTGATAGTGCTTTTTGGACTCATCTAGTTAGTGGTATATTCCTCACTATAATTGGTGTTGCTATTTCTGGTTTAGTTGCTGAAATCTTTTCTCAATCTAAGCTAATTCCGATCCTTCAATGCTTCTCTTTTTTATTTTTTATTAATTCTTTGGGTCATGTCCCTCAAGCTATTCTAACCCGAAATATGGCTTTTAAAATTATGGCAGTTCGTATTTTAGTAGCCATCGTTATTAGTGGAATTGTGGGTGTAGTGATGGCTTTGAATGGGTTTGGAGTTTGGAGTCTTGTTAGTCAGCAATTTGTTTTTCAATCTGTGGTCGTTTTGGTGGTTTGGGGAACAGTAAACTGGCGACCTAGATTTAGATTTTCTCAAAAACATTTTCAAGACTTGCTTAATTTTAGCATTCACGTTTTAGCCTTCAAATTCCTTAAATTTTTTCATAAACGCTCTGATAGCTTACTCATTGGTTATTTTTTGGGAGAAGTTGCTTTAGGATACTACGCTATTGCTTACCGAGTATTAGAAGTCATGACTCAGTTGTTAGTTGGTACTTGTAATCAAGTCGCTTTGCCTACTTTTGCTAGGCTACAAACAGAACCAAAATTGTTTCGTCAGGCCTTTTATAAAGCGACTCAGTTTACTAGCGTAATTGCCATCCCAACCTTTGCGGGTATGGCTGCTTTAACCCCCGAATTAGTGAAGTTACTGTTTGGAGAAAAATGGCTTCCCTCTGTTCCCATTATGCAAATTCTCGCTTTTGTAGGAATTCTCTATTCTCTATTGAATTTTAATTGGTCTGCATTTATCGCTATGGGTAAGCCATCTTGGAGATTTTGGCTGACTTTACTAACGGCGACGTTGAATATTGTAGCTTGTCTGTTAGCTGTCCGATGGGGAATTGTTGCTGTTGCTTTAGGTTATTTAATGAGTGACTATTTGGCTTTTCCAGTGTGTTTATGGGCATTAAATAAGTTAATTAAAGTCTCATTAGTTAACTATTTGCAGCAATTTGTAACACCTGTTATCGGTTCAATCGTGATGGTTACTGGTATTTTAATCGTTAAATATTTTCTAGCTAATCTTATGAATACGCCAGCTTTGTTGCTGGTAGGGACAGTAAGTGGAGCATTAATCTATGGAGGGTTCATTCGATTTTTAAATCCTAAATTGTTCTGGTATTTACTAGATCTTGTTTCTCTAACTCTATCAAAACCCAAGAAACAAAGCTCTTAA
- a CDS encoding GMC oxidoreductase produces MITDILQMGENTNLRGQVIVIGSGIAGAEVATHLARHGREVILLESGRAQFDPSIQALNDVIFLGKRHRELKPNSYYHQYLPPELRGVSRVRQFGGTSNVWTGKWKYLQPSDFEARPWVPNSGWPIPFTELLEHYRSAAKDYGFGDLEAEAMRAEIVELRTQIAAKGLKMTSFYWEETPTRTAIRFGDEMRRSQNLQVVLGATATELRLDESCQRVTGVACRSLEGRELIVEGQVIVLATGAFETARLLLSSDRQLPGGIGNQHNLLGRFYTDHPKHHTGKLYPGFLTRQYAHELQYAPKPRFCICFALDDATQQEHELLEHVLYLQPIYERISDRLWRTLRGRPVCRDGNGTIASYRVKFVTEQLPHKQSRIKLGTERDPLGQRKLEVDWCFTDQDRRSMAKTLELLTERFEEVGLGTFDFGNDPPSLETMTDAAHQMGTTRMASHPEEGVVDTNCRVFGTDNLYVASSAVFPTGPSYSPTFTILALARRLGQHLLTRTPTTPKLSSV; encoded by the coding sequence ATGATTACCGATATTCTTCAGATGGGCGAGAATACAAACTTGCGCGGGCAAGTGATTGTGATTGGTTCTGGGATTGCTGGTGCGGAAGTAGCAACGCACCTGGCGCGTCATGGACGAGAGGTGATACTGCTCGAAAGTGGGCGCGCTCAATTTGACCCATCGATCCAAGCCTTGAATGATGTAATTTTTCTAGGTAAACGCCATCGTGAATTAAAACCAAACTCTTACTACCATCAATACTTGCCGCCCGAACTCCGGGGAGTCAGTCGGGTACGTCAGTTCGGTGGGACAAGTAATGTCTGGACAGGCAAATGGAAATACCTACAGCCTTCGGATTTTGAGGCAAGACCTTGGGTTCCTAATAGTGGTTGGCCCATTCCCTTCACCGAGCTTTTAGAACATTACCGTTCCGCAGCCAAAGATTATGGTTTTGGGGATTTGGAAGCAGAAGCGATGCGGGCTGAAATTGTGGAATTACGAACCCAGATTGCGGCCAAAGGGTTGAAAATGACCAGCTTCTACTGGGAAGAGACACCCACCCGCACGGCGATTCGCTTTGGGGATGAGATGCGTCGATCGCAAAATTTACAAGTTGTATTGGGGGCAACTGCAACTGAGTTGAGACTCGACGAATCCTGTCAAAGGGTGACTGGGGTGGCTTGTCGCTCCCTCGAAGGCCGAGAACTGATCGTTGAAGGTCAAGTTATCGTTCTCGCAACCGGAGCGTTTGAAACCGCACGCCTTTTATTATCCTCTGATCGTCAACTCCCAGGTGGCATCGGCAATCAACATAACCTCCTCGGTCGCTTCTATACTGACCATCCTAAACATCATACGGGAAAACTCTATCCAGGATTCTTAACTCGACAATACGCTCACGAGTTGCAATACGCCCCTAAGCCTCGTTTTTGCATCTGTTTTGCCTTGGATGATGCAACCCAACAAGAGCATGAACTGCTTGAGCATGTCCTTTATTTGCAGCCGATTTATGAGAGGATAAGCGATCGCCTCTGGCGAACCTTGCGGGGTCGTCCCGTTTGCCGAGACGGTAATGGTACGATCGCTAGCTACCGAGTCAAGTTTGTAACTGAGCAGTTGCCCCACAAACAGAGTCGCATCAAGCTAGGAACAGAACGCGACCCACTCGGACAGCGAAAATTAGAGGTTGATTGGTGCTTTACTGACCAGGATCGGCGTTCGATGGCGAAAACCCTGGAACTTTTGACCGAGCGATTTGAGGAAGTAGGACTAGGAACGTTTGATTTCGGGAACGATCCGCCAAGTTTAGAAACCATGACCGACGCAGCCCACCAAATGGGGACTACTCGCATGGCCAGCCACCCCGAAGAGGGAGTTGTTGATACGAATTGTCGAGTGTTCGGTACTGACAATCTCTATGTAGCGAGTTCGGCGGTGTTTCCCACTGGGCCATCCTACTCACCTACTTTCACAATTCTGGCACTCGCCCGTCGCCTCGGTCAGCATCTGCTCACCCGCACACCGACGACCCCAAAGCTATCTAGTGTTTAA
- a CDS encoding sulfotransferase domain-containing protein translates to MQLLTVKNTSQGTLPNLIIIGAMKCGTTSLHYYLNLHPQISMSQEKELKFFLEEKNWHRGVEWYKSHFTTPAQVHGESSPSYTKYPFFEGVPERMYSLIPDAKLIYIVRDPIKRIISHYVHKYANGNENRTLTEALANFENNKYISRSLYYLQLKQYLAYYPDSNILILTLEDLYHNPQLSLQKTFRFLNVDNNFSINYMIKKYHDSAVKRRKNHWGNLISKFPVINQIDLLPSHLKWHMENIIYYPFSEKIERPVLTENLRLELIDYLRQDINCLRDYTKQEFKDWCV, encoded by the coding sequence ATGCAACTCCTCACTGTTAAAAACACTTCTCAAGGCACTCTGCCTAATCTAATTATTATTGGAGCAATGAAATGCGGAACGACTAGCTTACATTATTATTTAAATCTTCATCCTCAAATTTCTATGTCACAGGAAAAGGAATTAAAATTTTTTCTTGAGGAAAAAAACTGGCACAGAGGTGTTGAATGGTACAAGTCACACTTTACAACACCGGCTCAAGTTCATGGAGAGTCATCACCGTCCTATACAAAATATCCTTTTTTTGAAGGAGTCCCAGAAAGAATGTATTCACTCATTCCCGATGCCAAATTAATTTATATTGTGCGCGATCCAATCAAGCGGATTATTTCTCATTATGTCCATAAATATGCTAACGGCAATGAAAATCGAACTCTAACTGAAGCTTTAGCCAATTTTGAGAATAATAAATATATTAGCCGAAGTTTATATTATCTACAATTAAAGCAATATTTAGCCTATTATCCTGATTCTAATATTTTGATTCTGACTTTAGAAGATTTATATCATAATCCTCAACTAAGTTTACAAAAAACTTTTAGATTTTTAAATGTCGATAATAATTTTTCTATAAATTATATGATCAAGAAATATCATGATTCTGCTGTAAAAAGACGAAAAAATCATTGGGGGAATTTGATTTCAAAATTTCCGGTAATCAATCAAATTGATCTGCTTCCATCTCACCTAAAATGGCACATGGAAAACATCATCTATTATCCTTTTTCAGAAAAGATAGAGCGACCCGTGTTAACTGAAAATCTGCGCCTAGAGTTAATTGACTATCTCAGACAAGATATTAATTGTTTGAGGGATTACACCAAACAGGAATTTAAGGATTGGTGTGTTTAA
- the radA gene encoding DNA repair protein RadA, with protein sequence MAKSKTIYICNACGSESPQWFGKCPSCGVYGSLEEQIISQNNPLIARGGWQSNSRQNGKASGPAQPRISLRFSQITQEEQARFASGYGELDRVLGGGIVPGSLVLIGGDPGIGKSTLLLQVANRLSQRLPRILYVSAEESGQQVKLRAQRLGVGVVETPPEESENGKGKKRNKSTQKDLNNADNNLYVLPETDLEEILRELESLKPQAAVIDSIQTLYFAALTSAPGSVAQVRECTSALMQVAKRENITLFIVGHVTKEGAIAGPRVLEHLVDTVLYFEGDRYASHRLLRSVKNRFGATHEIGIFEMVDKGLVEVENPSELFLGNRDELIPGTATIVACEGTRPIVVELQALVSPTSYSSPRRSTTGVDYNRLQQILAVLEKRVGIPLSKLDAYVASAGGLGVEEPAADLGMAIAVVASFRDRVVDPRTILIGEVGLGGQVRLVSQMELRLKEATKLGFKRAIVPKGQSYPEDIGLEVVAVGKVIDAIIAAIPSQRRFGEGMSEMGEIEPDEEDFDPMEN encoded by the coding sequence ATGGCAAAATCTAAAACCATTTACATCTGTAACGCCTGTGGCTCAGAATCCCCTCAGTGGTTTGGGAAATGTCCTAGCTGCGGAGTTTACGGAAGTCTCGAAGAGCAAATTATATCCCAAAATAACCCTTTAATTGCTCGCGGAGGCTGGCAGTCCAACTCTCGGCAAAATGGAAAAGCATCCGGCCCGGCACAACCGAGAATATCCCTGCGCTTTTCGCAAATTACCCAAGAAGAACAGGCGCGGTTTGCCTCTGGATATGGAGAATTAGACCGGGTACTCGGCGGAGGGATCGTACCGGGATCATTGGTGTTAATCGGCGGAGATCCAGGTATTGGGAAATCAACTCTATTGCTTCAAGTTGCTAACCGATTGTCTCAAAGATTGCCCAGAATTCTCTATGTTTCCGCAGAAGAATCCGGACAACAGGTTAAATTACGCGCTCAACGTTTAGGGGTTGGGGTAGTCGAAACTCCTCCAGAAGAATCGGAAAATGGTAAGGGGAAAAAGCGCAATAAGTCAACTCAAAAAGACCTGAATAATGCCGACAATAATCTTTATGTTCTTCCGGAAACAGATTTAGAAGAAATATTACGAGAACTCGAATCTTTAAAGCCTCAAGCCGCCGTTATTGATAGTATCCAAACCCTCTATTTTGCCGCCTTAACCTCTGCTCCGGGATCGGTGGCTCAAGTCAGAGAATGTACTTCTGCTTTAATGCAAGTGGCCAAGCGAGAAAATATAACCTTATTCATTGTCGGTCACGTGACGAAAGAAGGGGCTATTGCAGGGCCAAGAGTCTTAGAACACTTAGTAGACACAGTTTTATATTTTGAAGGCGATCGCTATGCTTCCCATCGCTTACTCCGTTCGGTTAAAAACCGTTTTGGGGCTACCCATGAAATCGGCATCTTTGAAATGGTGGATAAAGGATTAGTAGAAGTTGAAAACCCCTCAGAATTATTTTTAGGCAACCGAGATGAATTAATTCCCGGCACAGCCACCATTGTCGCCTGTGAAGGAACTCGCCCCATTGTCGTAGAATTACAAGCCTTAGTGAGTCCAACTAGCTATTCTTCCCCTCGTCGTTCCACTACAGGGGTTGATTATAACCGTTTACAACAAATTTTAGCCGTCCTCGAAAAAAGGGTCGGTATCCCCTTGTCTAAGTTAGATGCTTATGTGGCTTCAGCCGGTGGGTTAGGGGTAGAAGAACCAGCCGCCGATTTAGGCATGGCGATCGCTGTAGTGGCCAGTTTTCGGGATCGGGTGGTAGATCCCCGGACTATTTTAATTGGGGAAGTGGGGTTAGGGGGACAAGTCCGTCTAGTGTCTCAAATGGAATTACGCTTAAAAGAAGCCACTAAATTAGGATTTAAACGGGCAATTGTGCCAAAAGGACAGTCTTATCCAGAAGATATCGGGTTAGAGGTGGTTGCTGTGGGTAAAGTGATTGATGCCATTATTGCCGCTATTCCTTCTCAGCGCCGTTTTGGAGAGGGAATGTCAGAAATGGGAGAGATAGAACCCGATGAAGAAGATTTTGATCCGATGGAGAATTAA
- a CDS encoding glycosyltransferase family 2 protein — protein MLLQYPVFSIIIPTYNRPERLATCLESITHLNYPSDRFEVIVVDDGSKVSLDSVVKPFQDTLNLTLLRQTNAGPATARNTGATHAKGKFLAFTDDDCQLDPNWLKNIETHLTEDQPCLLGGKTINALPDNIFSTASQLLIDYLYFYYNTDSNQAQFFASNNFVVPAQIFRQIGKFDTTFPLAAGEDRELCDRWLYRGYLMQYIPEAKVYHAHHLTLRRFWRQHFNYGRGAFHFHQIRAGRGHNKIEVEPWYFYYKLLTYPLSQASLGKSLIISTLFFVSQVANVLGFFREKYDRIWHKLVLSNYV, from the coding sequence ATGCTATTGCAATATCCTGTTTTCTCAATCATTATTCCTACTTATAATCGTCCGGAACGATTAGCAACTTGTTTAGAATCGATTACCCATCTTAATTATCCGAGCGATCGCTTTGAGGTGATTGTCGTCGATGATGGGAGCAAAGTTTCTTTAGACTCTGTGGTTAAACCGTTTCAAGACACTCTCAACTTAACTCTGTTGCGACAAACCAATGCCGGACCAGCTACAGCAAGAAATACAGGGGCAACTCATGCTAAAGGTAAATTTCTCGCTTTTACAGATGATGATTGTCAATTAGATCCAAATTGGCTTAAAAATATAGAAACTCATCTAACGGAAGATCAACCCTGTTTATTAGGAGGTAAAACCATTAATGCTTTACCCGATAATATTTTTTCAACCGCTAGTCAATTGTTAATTGATTATCTTTATTTTTATTACAATACTGATTCTAATCAGGCTCAGTTCTTCGCTTCCAATAATTTCGTTGTCCCCGCCCAAATCTTTCGACAAATTGGCAAGTTTGATACAACTTTTCCTCTTGCCGCCGGAGAAGATAGAGAATTATGCGATCGCTGGTTATATCGGGGCTATTTGATGCAATATATCCCAGAGGCTAAAGTTTATCATGCTCATCATTTAACCTTAAGACGGTTTTGGCGACAACATTTTAATTATGGTCGTGGGGCTTTCCATTTTCATCAAATTCGCGCCGGTCGAGGTCATAATAAAATTGAAGTTGAGCCTTGGTATTTTTATTACAAGCTATTGACTTATCCTTTGTCTCAAGCTTCTTTAGGAAAAAGCTTAATTATATCTACTCTATTTTTTGTGTCTCAAGTAGCTAATGTTTTAGGATTTTTTCGAGAAAAATATGACCGAATTTGGCATAAGCTAGTCCTAAGTAATTATGTTTAA